One segment of Trichlorobacter ammonificans DNA contains the following:
- a CDS encoding SDR family NAD(P)-dependent oxidoreductase, translated as MKPAVLITGACGGIGRALCEVFHEAGYAVVGIDKDSPADFSHTVIPFNLQLIAQSDKSADALRRKVFSLSDGRLDVLINNAAVQIVKPCDELTREDWHATLDTNLLAPFWLTTLFLPELRAARGCVVNIGSIHAKLTKRQFVAYATSKGALEAMTRAMALDLAPDVRVNAIAPAATDTPMLRAGFVGNSEGFAELNSYHPLGRIARCEEIAQSALFVAGSQSAFMTGVVVAVDGGISSCLSDPAH; from the coding sequence ATGAAACCAGCTGTTCTGATCACCGGAGCCTGCGGCGGTATCGGCAGGGCGCTCTGTGAGGTCTTCCACGAAGCCGGTTATGCTGTTGTCGGCATTGACAAGGATTCTCCCGCAGACTTTTCCCATACCGTGATTCCCTTTAACCTCCAGCTAATCGCTCAATCCGACAAAAGTGCCGATGCACTCCGCCGCAAAGTATTTTCTCTGTCGGACGGTCGCCTGGATGTACTGATCAACAATGCCGCCGTGCAGATCGTCAAACCTTGCGATGAGCTGACCCGCGAGGACTGGCATGCCACACTCGACACCAATCTGCTGGCCCCTTTCTGGCTGACTACACTATTCCTGCCAGAGCTAAGGGCAGCAAGGGGCTGTGTGGTGAACATCGGCAGCATCCATGCAAAACTTACCAAACGGCAGTTTGTGGCCTACGCCACTAGCAAGGGGGCACTTGAGGCCATGACCAGGGCCATGGCTCTGGATCTGGCGCCTGATGTCAGAGTAAATGCAATCGCTCCTGCAGCAACTGACACCCCAATGCTGCGTGCCGGTTTTGTGGGGAATTCCGAAGGGTTCGCTGAGCTGAACAGCTATCACCCCCTCGGACGGATTGCCCGCTGTGAAGAGATTGCACAATCCGCTCTTTTTGTTGCCGGTTCGCAGTCGGCATTCATGACCGGCGTCGTAGTAGCGGTTGATGGAGGCATCAGCAGCTGCCTGAGTGATCCGGCGCACTGA
- a CDS encoding acylneuraminate cytidylyltransferase family protein, whose translation MTYSIAAIVPMRHDSERVPGKNYRLFAGKPLYHHVINNLLNSSYVNTIVIDTDSPVIMSDASQYFPQITILERPVHLRDGAIPMNDILLNTVRQISADFYLQTHSTNPLLSTATIDQAISRFFASYPVNDSLFTVTRMQARLWDGLARAINHNPAMLIRTQDLPPVYEENSCMYLFNRTTLETRHNRIGERPILHEIDRYEACDIDEEIDFRLAEQLYILKRDGISDDL comes from the coding sequence ATGACGTATTCCATTGCCGCCATTGTGCCGATGCGGCACGACAGCGAACGGGTGCCAGGCAAAAACTACCGCCTCTTTGCCGGAAAACCGCTCTATCACCATGTGATTAACAACCTTTTGAACTCCTCTTACGTCAATACAATAGTCATTGATACGGACAGTCCTGTCATAATGTCCGATGCCTCTCAGTATTTCCCACAGATAACAATCCTGGAGCGTCCAGTTCATCTGCGGGATGGTGCCATACCCATGAATGACATCCTGCTCAATACGGTCCGCCAGATTTCCGCCGATTTCTACCTGCAAACCCACAGCACCAACCCGTTGCTCTCAACAGCAACAATTGACCAGGCTATCAGCCGGTTCTTCGCTTCCTACCCGGTCAACGATTCGCTTTTCACCGTTACCCGCATGCAAGCGAGATTGTGGGACGGTCTGGCTAGGGCCATCAACCATAACCCGGCCATGCTCATACGCACGCAGGACCTGCCACCGGTATATGAGGAAAATTCATGCATGTATCTTTTCAATCGTACCACCCTGGAAACTCGTCATAACCGAATCGGTGAGCGCCCAATCCTCCATGAAATTGACCGATATGAGGCGTGCGACATTGACGAAGAAATCGATTTCAGACTTGCAGAGCAACTGTACATACTTAAACGGGACGGAATCTCAGATGACCTGTAA
- a CDS encoding phosphoglycerate dehydrogenase translates to MTCNVLISAPYLQPYLDRFLPVLEKRGITPVVPQVRERLEENELLGLIGNIDGVVCGDDRFTRRVLESAKKLRVISKWGTGIDSIDQTACRELGIALCNTPNAFSEPVADSVFAYMLCFARRTPWMHEAMRKGVWEKIPGFALREATLGVIGVGNVGKAVIRRAVGFGMKILGNDVTEVDVDFISQHRVRMVTLSELLATADVISVNCDLNPTSHHLLSTEQFSAMKPNALVINTARGPIIDEPALVAALQNGKIGGVGLDVFEVEPLPPNSPLRSIHNALLAPHNANSSPEAWERVHINTLNNLFNELGLPEIAPGELP, encoded by the coding sequence ATGACCTGTAACGTACTTATAAGTGCCCCCTATCTGCAACCTTACCTTGACCGTTTTCTGCCTGTTCTGGAGAAAAGGGGCATAACCCCTGTCGTACCGCAGGTTCGGGAACGCTTGGAAGAAAATGAGCTCCTTGGATTGATCGGGAATATTGATGGTGTGGTCTGCGGGGACGACCGTTTTACCCGGCGTGTTCTTGAGTCGGCAAAAAAACTGAGAGTGATTTCAAAGTGGGGTACCGGGATCGACTCCATCGACCAAACAGCCTGCCGTGAGCTCGGGATCGCTCTCTGCAATACCCCGAACGCATTCAGTGAACCTGTTGCGGATTCGGTGTTTGCTTACATGCTCTGTTTTGCCCGGCGTACTCCTTGGATGCACGAAGCCATGCGCAAGGGGGTGTGGGAGAAAATCCCTGGATTTGCCTTGCGGGAAGCGACCCTGGGCGTTATCGGCGTCGGAAATGTGGGGAAGGCGGTCATCCGCCGGGCCGTCGGCTTCGGCATGAAAATACTGGGCAATGATGTTACCGAGGTGGATGTAGATTTCATTTCCCAGCATAGGGTGCGCATGGTCACGCTGTCTGAGTTGCTAGCCACAGCCGATGTTATCAGCGTAAACTGTGACCTAAATCCGACTAGCCATCACCTGTTGAGTACCGAGCAATTCAGCGCCATGAAACCGAACGCTCTGGTCATCAACACAGCCCGGGGACCGATCATTGATGAACCGGCATTGGTTGCAGCCCTGCAAAATGGGAAAATAGGCGGAGTTGGCCTAGATGTCTTCGAAGTTGAGCCCCTTCCGCCTAATAGCCCGCTCAGGTCCATACACAATGCCCTGCTTGCTCCTCATAACGCCAACAGCAGTCCAGAAGCGTGGGAACGAGTGCACATCAATACCCTCAACAATCTTTTCAACGAATTGGGACTTCCGGAAATTGCGCCTGGTGAACTACCATGA
- a CDS encoding class I SAM-dependent methyltransferase yields MNNTKHIQACCDVLAELLAERTKFSPQSLEYLKHDKIISAYFACIRAHLEYDIRPYYASQRIRDFLNATYQDNPFVPKHLDGIDLAVHKLPASTPKNDCLLTQIRNSDIPIAVDVFRPRLAAYRQFLADNVQFYAERFGANALHGAGYFFQKTLEHFITSYLIGLNHAKVILDIGAAGHTYAKIIKNNYPEAVVIAQDLCFPAAAKELGANVFQLGGSAAALPLDDSTVDFVTFHCSVEHFEGSADLECLREVERILKPGGKAVIIPLHHNSRYSIVINPISGPFADDAFMQKVLLQEVVENNACCHYSTAYISRFVRQYSAGMLFERLLSKLALSAKIYAIEIDHEFEEEEILSHEYLNGLYSKYIPHHQRFFLELSKQ; encoded by the coding sequence ATGAATAATACAAAACATATTCAGGCGTGCTGTGATGTACTTGCAGAGTTGCTTGCCGAACGCACAAAATTTTCTCCCCAGTCACTTGAATACTTAAAGCATGACAAGATTATCAGCGCCTACTTTGCGTGCATCAGGGCTCACCTTGAGTACGATATCCGGCCCTATTATGCAAGTCAGCGGATTAGAGATTTTTTGAACGCAACATATCAGGACAACCCTTTTGTTCCGAAACACCTCGACGGTATTGACTTGGCGGTTCATAAACTGCCAGCATCAACTCCTAAGAACGATTGTCTGCTGACGCAGATACGAAACAGCGACATTCCCATTGCAGTTGACGTTTTCAGGCCACGCCTAGCCGCTTACCGTCAATTTCTAGCCGATAACGTTCAATTTTATGCCGAGCGATTTGGTGCCAATGCTCTGCACGGAGCCGGATATTTCTTCCAGAAAACCCTTGAACATTTTATTACGTCATACCTGATCGGCCTGAACCATGCCAAGGTAATACTTGACATCGGCGCTGCAGGTCATACTTATGCAAAAATCATCAAGAATAATTATCCAGAGGCAGTTGTCATTGCACAAGACCTATGCTTTCCAGCAGCAGCAAAAGAATTAGGAGCTAATGTCTTTCAATTAGGGGGTTCAGCAGCAGCATTACCACTCGATGACAGTACTGTAGATTTTGTGACTTTTCACTGTTCGGTTGAACACTTTGAGGGGAGTGCTGATTTAGAATGCCTTAGGGAAGTAGAGCGCATCTTGAAGCCTGGTGGTAAAGCGGTCATTATCCCATTGCACCACAATTCTCGGTATTCGATCGTTATAAACCCCATTAGCGGTCCTTTTGCGGACGATGCATTCATGCAGAAGGTACTGCTGCAAGAAGTAGTTGAAAATAACGCATGCTGTCATTACTCCACCGCATATATCAGCAGATTTGTTCGGCAATACTCTGCAGGCATGCTTTTCGAGCGGCTACTTTCGAAACTCGCATTATCGGCAAAAATTTACGCCATAGAAATCGACCATGAATTCGAAGAAGAAGAAATCCTATCTCATGAATATTTAAATGGGCTGTATTCAAAGTACATCCCGCATCATCAGAGGTTTTTTCTGGAATTAAGCAAGCAATAG
- a CDS encoding class I SAM-dependent methyltransferase, translated as MRKDITDHNWFHAIDFGNGTTTPGRFTEKTPPNWTLYGVLALLEQITLPGMSCLDIGTMDGLISLILKAGGASRVVATDVLNRPTFEIAREISGQDIEYYPDIHINDLPQTPVNSSYDLITFSGVLYHLYDPLGGIATCRKLIARNGLLILETETTVGSTADMKFTPAYNEYPEPYTYWQPTIPCLLEMLKFCCFEPTVLIKTLHRTTVLATAVLPAQVSNRTDRMIKTHQETRGLGPYLNFKLLASDLCRISNIEYTGHCGSFEIDPHNFFSRLPYQPNLSPQAKH; from the coding sequence ATGCGTAAAGACATCACTGATCACAACTGGTTCCATGCCATTGATTTTGGCAATGGCACAACAACACCCGGCAGGTTCACTGAAAAGACACCACCAAACTGGACGCTGTATGGGGTTTTAGCTCTGCTGGAGCAAATCACCCTTCCCGGCATGTCCTGTCTGGATATTGGCACGATGGATGGTCTGATATCACTTATTTTGAAAGCCGGGGGCGCATCTCGAGTTGTTGCAACAGATGTTCTGAACAGGCCGACCTTTGAAATCGCACGGGAAATTTCCGGTCAGGATATTGAATACTACCCGGATATACACATCAATGATCTGCCACAGACACCCGTCAATAGCTCTTATGACCTCATCACGTTTTCAGGGGTGCTTTACCATTTGTATGACCCCTTGGGAGGTATTGCCACCTGCAGAAAACTAATCGCACGAAATGGCCTGCTGATACTTGAGACAGAGACTACAGTCGGCAGCACTGCAGACATGAAATTCACACCTGCTTATAATGAATATCCCGAACCTTATACTTATTGGCAGCCTACTATCCCGTGCCTGCTGGAAATGCTTAAATTTTGCTGTTTCGAGCCAACCGTACTTATTAAGACATTACATCGTACGACCGTACTTGCGACAGCAGTTCTTCCGGCCCAGGTTTCAAACCGTACAGACCGCATGATTAAGACACATCAGGAAACCAGGGGGCTCGGCCCTTACCTCAACTTTAAGCTTCTTGCAAGCGATCTATGCCGGATTTCAAATATTGAGTACACAGGACACTGTGGCAGTTTTGAAATTGACCCTCATAATTTTTTCTCAAGACTTCCTTATCAGCCAAATTTGAGTCCACAGGCAAAACATTAA
- a CDS encoding cyclase family protein codes for MMFIDISVKLSDRIPAWPGSSGVSITRVRSIERGDATTDSYLSCDVHSGTHLDAPAHIFADGATVDALSLESLIGPATVVEHDALGHITATTLERMVIGSDTKRLLFKTQNSSLWNRKEFAKDFIGLTADAAEWIVRRKIEVVGIDYLSIEPFGQNLGTHSILLRSGVIILEGLNMSSVTSGQYEMICLPIRLAGAEGAPARAVLKPVTMTLKDVP; via the coding sequence ATGATGTTTATCGACATTTCAGTCAAGCTGAGTGACCGCATACCAGCATGGCCCGGAAGCAGCGGGGTCTCCATAACTCGTGTCCGCTCCATTGAGCGAGGTGACGCAACAACCGACTCCTACCTTTCCTGTGACGTACACTCAGGCACTCATCTGGATGCCCCCGCCCACATTTTTGCCGACGGAGCCACGGTGGATGCTCTCTCACTTGAGAGCCTCATTGGTCCGGCAACCGTAGTAGAACATGATGCCCTAGGCCATATAACAGCAACAACACTAGAGCGTATGGTTATCGGAAGTGATACCAAACGTCTTTTGTTCAAAACCCAAAACTCTTCACTATGGAACAGGAAAGAATTCGCGAAGGACTTTATCGGATTGACGGCGGATGCCGCTGAATGGATCGTTCGACGCAAGATAGAAGTTGTCGGTATTGACTACCTGTCGATAGAACCGTTCGGTCAAAACCTCGGCACACATAGTATTCTTTTACGATCAGGCGTCATCATTCTGGAGGGGCTTAATATGTCTTCAGTCACATCAGGACAGTACGAAATGATATGCCTGCCCATACGTCTTGCCGGCGCAGAGGGGGCACCGGCACGGGCCGTCTTGAAACCTGTTACGATGACTCTGAAGGATGTGCCATGA